The following coding sequences lie in one Miscanthus floridulus cultivar M001 chromosome 9, ASM1932011v1, whole genome shotgun sequence genomic window:
- the LOC136479892 gene encoding uncharacterized protein, whose product MVHIHLPSSNNVAEYEALINGLCITIELGIRRLNVRGDCQLVIGQVMKESSCHNTKMAVYYREVCQLEDKFNGLELNHIPRHLNEATNMLVKVAFGREPVLIGVFASDPHEPLVRYEEPEQAGDRPPTLGSGTDQPSTPSDPKVMELDEDPAIESDPLVDWKMPYLDYLLHEALLMDKTEAWRLTHHVKSFILIEGELYKCSHIGILQRCIPIEQGKRLLSDIHGGV is encoded by the coding sequence atggttcacatccatttaccctcctccaacaatgtggccgaatatgaggcgctcatcaatggcctatgcatcaccATTGAGCTCGGTATCCGACGCCTCAATGTCCGGGGTGACTGCCAGCTAGTCATcggccaagtcatgaaggagtcaagctgccacaacaccaagatggctgtATACTACCGAGAAGtctgccagctagaggacaagttcaatggcctcgagctcaatcacatcccaaggcatctTAATGAGGCAACCAACATGCTGGTGAAGGTGGCATTTGGTCGAGAGCCGGTGCTGATAGGCGTCTTCGCTAGTGATCCGCATGAACCCTTggtccgctatgaggagccagaacaagCCGGTGACAGGCCCCCTACCCTAGGCTCAGGGACTGACCAACCATCGACTCCAtctgaccccaaagtcatggagctcgatgaggatccagcgatagagtctgaccctctagtcgactggaagatgccttacctcgactacctccttcaTGAGGCGCTGCTGATGGACAAGACAGAAGCTTGGCGGCTCACACATCATGTAAAGTCCTTCATCCTTattgagggtgaactctacaagtgCAGCCACATTGGGATCCTACAGCGTTGCATCCCTATCGAGCAGGGGAAGCGGTtgttgagcgacatccacggtggggtttGA
- the LOC136479893 gene encoding uncharacterized protein yields MPLGQINLPISFGDPSNYRMETLTFKAVGFHGTYHAILGHPCYMKFMAIPNYTYLKLKMSGLGGVIIVTTSFQHAYKCEVECCNHATAIVTSKELAAIRKEVIKEAPEPKWSTGSFKLVEGAKEVLIDPSGSKSKVVHIGIALSSK; encoded by the coding sequence atgccacttgggcagatcaatctgcccattagctttggggatccatccaattataggatggagactcTTACCTTCAAGGCGGTGggattccatggaacctaccatgccatcttgggacatccatgctacatgaagtttatggccatccctaactacacctacctaaagctaaagatgtcgggcctAGGCGGGGTCATCATCGTCAccacctccttccagcatgcctaCAAGTGTGAGGTTGAGTGCTGCAATCACGCCACGGCAATCGTcacctccaaggagcttgcggccatcaggaaggaggtcatcaaagaagcacctGAGCCCAAGTGGTCGACTGGGTCTTTCAAGCTAGTGGAGggcgctaaggaggtcctcatagacccaagCGGCTCCAAGAGCAAGGTGGTGCACATTGGCATTgcactttcctctaaatag